Genomic window (Melioribacteraceae bacterium):
ACTTTAGATCTTGATCCGCCTCAGACTAATGTAACTTTTATAGAACAAATTGCTGGTAATAAAGTGAATTTAGTTTGGGAGACAAATGACAGCAACGGATCAGGCATTAAAAAATCTGTGGTTTATATGTCTGCGGGAGAAGGCCCATATACTACCGTGGCAATAACTGAAAAGAATAGCGCACAAATTCCTATTACCAGTAATAATCATTATAAATTCTATGTACTTTCAGAGGATCAAGTTGGTAATTCTGAGAAGGAGCCAAAGGATATTAAGGAAATAATAACGGATGTTCCGGATGAAGTTGAGCTCCCAAGTAATTTTGTGCTTTATCAAAACTTCCCCAACCCGTTTAACCCTGAAACTACAATTCAATACGCAATTCCCTTAGGAGTAAATGATAATCAACAAGGTGGCAGCGTTCAAGTTTCTTTAAAGATCTATAATATACTGGGAGCGGAAGTTGCAACTTTAGTTAATGAACTAAAGCAGCCTGGTAGATACGAGGTTTTATTTAATGCAAAAAATTTAGCAAGCGGCGTTTATCTATACAGATTGCAAGCCGGTAATTATGTTATAGTTAAAAAGCTGACTTTGTTAAAATAGAAGTGAATTATTTTGCAGAATTATCTTAGCAGTTAAATTAAAAATACAGGGTTCGGTAGCAGCATACTCCGAACCCTGTAAAAATTTTATCTCAATTTTTCCAGCAGATAAACCAGAAGTTTATCAATAGAAATTCGAATCTGTTCCATCGAATCACGTTCACGAATAGTTACGGTTTGATCTTCCATTGTTTGCGTATCAACAGTAATGCAGAATGGTGTTCCAACTTCATCCATTCTTCTGTATCTTCTTCCAACCGCTCCTTTATCATCATAAAAAATTCTTAGGTAAGGACGCAAATCCGCCTCAATTTTCCTAGCTACTTCGGGCATTCCATCTTTATTGACCAAAGGAAGTATTGCGGCTTTAATTGGCGCAAGTTTAGGATGAAAACGAAGCACACTTCTCATTTCACCTTTAACTTCCTCTTCATAGTAAGCATCAACTAAAAACGCCATAAATGAACGGCTTGCCCCGGCAGATGTTTCAATTATATAAGGAATAAATTTTTCTTTTGTTTCATCATCAAAATACTGCTGATTTTTTCCGCTAAATTCCTGATGTCTTCCCAGATCAAAATCGGTACGGTTATGAATTCCTTCAATCTCTCCCCAGCCAAATGGGAATTCATATTCAATATCTGTAGCGTTTTTAGCGTAATGCGCGAGTTTATCTTTCGGGTGATCATGAAACCGTAATTTAGTTGGAGTCATACCCAATGATTTAAACCATTCAATTCTTCTTTCTTTCCATTCATCGTAATGTGTTGTATCGGTTCCCGGTTTGCAAAAATATTGCATTTCCATCTGTTCAAATTCACGGGTACGGAATAAGAAATTCTTAGTATTAATTTCATTACGAAAAGCCTTGCCAATCTGCGCAATCCCAAAAGGAAGTTTTTGACGACTCGAATTTTGCACATTTAAAAAGTTTACAAAAATACCTTGAGCTGTTTCCGGTCGTAAATAAATTACATTAGCCGAATCGTCCACCGGTCCCAAAAATGTTTTGAACATCAAATTAAATTTACGGGGTTGTGTAAACGTACCTTTATTGCCGCATTGAGGGCAGCCGAGCAGTGATAGCAGTTTTACTGAATCATCAGTATTGTCTAATATTTTTTCAAATTTTTCTGAAAGTGTTCCTTCGTTATGAAGAGTAGTAGGATCAAATTCCTTCAACGCTTTCTCTTTATTTTTATCTGAAATTAATTCTGCAAGTGTGTCAACACGAAATCGGGCTTTACATTGTTTACAGTCTATCATTGGATCTGTAAAATTTTCGACATGGCCGCTTGCTTCCCACACTCTAGGATGCATCAATATTGAAGCGTCTAGTCCTTCAACATCCTCGCGGTAAGTCATGGCCTTCCACCATTCCTCTTTAACATTTTTAAGAAGTTCAACGCCAAGCGGACCGTAATCCCAGCATCCATTTAATCCGCCATAAATTTCTGACGATTGAAAAACAAATCCTCTTCTTTTGGCAAGAGATACAATTTTTTCTATTGTTTCGTTTTGACCCTTTGCGATAGCACACCTCTATTTGATATTCTAAAAATTAGGCGCAAATATAAGAAATTGGTGAAGAAGATTAAAAAAGGTTTATGATGGGAAATGATAAATCTAATTACCTGGTTTTACTTCCAAATTTTGTGCGGGGAGCCAAATAGCAAATTTTGAACCTTCTTTCGGTTGAGAGTCGATGACAAGCCTTCCTCTTAAGATATCAATAATTTTCTGTGTAATAGTTAATCCTAAACCACACCCTTCAAAACTGCGCGCATACCCTTCACTTAATTGTTGAAACGCCTCAAATATTTTACTCATCTCATCCCGAGAAATTCCCACACCGGTATCTTCTACTATTATTACGTTCCACAAAATTCTTTCAAAGAAAGCCGTTTCCAATTTTATCTTCACCTTTCCAGCAAGTGTAAATTTAATTGCGTTATCAACAATATTTTCAAGCGCATTCTTGAATAATTCCTCATCAATTGCAGAATACATTCCTTTTGATTGAGTTTCAAAAGTGTAATCGAGATTTTTAGCAATCGCTAATTTTTTGTGATCTTCAAAAACAGAACTAACTATATTCACAATGTTTGTATTTAGTAACGTAAGCTCCATAGAAATTGATTCTATGTGAGAAAGATATAAAAGATTATTGAGCGTTTTAAGTAATCTCTTGCCGGATAGATTAATATCACTTGCCATTTCCAGCATGCTTTCCTCTTCAAGTTCGCTCATCATAAATTGAGAATAACCCATAATAGCAATTAATGGGGTTCGGAGTTCATGACTCAGATTAGCGATAATTGAGGTTTTTAGTCTGTCCGACTGCTCGGCGGCTTGCTTTGCCAATATCAATGCTTCGAAATTATTTTTCTGCCGGGTAATATCTTCCTGCAATCCCATATAGTGAGTTGCTTCACCAGTTTCATTAATTACAGCTGAAATTGATGCGGAGACCCAAAATAGTTCTCCATTTTTTTTACGATTTCTAAATTCTCCTTTCCACTCTCTGCCATTTTTAAGACTTGTCCACAATACTTTGTATTGCTCATCGGTTAAGTCACCACCTTTTAAGAAACGGGGATTACGCCCAACAACCTCTTCAAATTTGTACCCGGTAATAGAACAGAATCGCGGGTTAACATATTCAATAATTCCTTCGGTATCAGTTATGATTACTGCAGAGGGACTATTATGAACAGCCCAATAAATTTTCTGTAAATCATCTTCCGCCTTTTTTCTATCCGATACTTCTTGTTCCAACTTGGAATTAATCTCCAATAACTCTTTAGTTCTCTCTTCCACACGGTGCTCAAGTTGAAATCTTGCGAGCTGCAATGCATCTTCTGCTTTTTTTCTTTCTGAAATATCGATAAAACTTTCTATACTGTAAGTAACGCCCCCCGTAATAAGAGTTGTTGAATAAAGAATAACAGGTATAAGCTTACCGTCTTTTCTTTTAAGAAGAGAATCATTGGCAATTACGTCAATTTTAGTTTTTCCGGTTTCATCGGCAAAATAAAAATAGTCGGAACTAAGTGATCCTATAATTTTGTTTTTATCCACTCCTATAAAATTTGCGCCAAACAAATTAATATCTAAGATTTTCTTTGTTTTCTGCTCAACAATCATAATACCAATATTTAGAGAATTTAGAATAGCGTTTAGAGCTTTTTTATCTTTTACGGCATTATTCACTTTTTGCGATTGAGCTTGATCGGCAATAATTTTTAATCTATCAATTTCAATCTGCTTTTGTCTATTCGAAAGAATCAGAGATAGCGTCCGTGTGTAAACTTCACACAAGGTAAAAAATGAATAATGATCTGTTAATTCATCGTTGATATAAAGAATAATTATTCCAACAACTTGATTGCCCGATATTAGCGGAAGAAAAATATCTATAATTCCCTCCGGTAGAAATTTATTTTTTTTACCAACTAGGATTTGACCTGTCGTAAGTATTTTGGCAACAGTTCCATCCTCAACGGCATCGTTAAAAATACCATTCACATGGTCGAAGTTTTCTTCAGTTGTTATTTTAAGATGGAAATCAAAAGTGTTTTCGTCGATCATAAAAAGAGATACAGAATTAAACTCGGGGAAATTTCTGAAGAGATTTAGCCCAACGGAGATAATCTCATTCATCGTTTTATCGGAATAATCCCACGAATTCAACTCCTCAATAATTTTGAGAAAGGATTTATTGGCAATATTTTTTTCAAAAGCATTCATTAGTCTACTAGCATAAGTCGAATAAAGTTTTCATATTCTTGCTGAACTACTTCACTTATACTATTGAAATACCCGGGAGGAATATTTAGAATTGTTAATACTTCTTTATTTGGCTGTGGAATAATATTATCACCAGGATAACCCAATCCTAATGCTCGGGCAGCAATATCGGCAACGTGAACGGCGGCAACAATCTTTTTGTGTTCAGTTCTGTCAATACCCGTGTGGTGATTTTTAATGACGCTTTGAATTGAAGAGGGTATTTTCCACTTTTCAGAAAGTATAGATCCGGCGGCTGAATGATCAACACCAAATATTTGAAGTTCAGCATCACGTATTAAAATATTATTACTCTCGGCCAACTTTATAGCTTCAGTATATTCTTTTGAAGCAAATTCAAAAAAGAGAACTTTACCAATATCGTGCAGTATTCCACTCAAAAAATAATTTTCTACATTTCGCTCACCTGTAACCGAGCCGATATATCTAGAAATAATTCCAACGCCTATTGAATGAGCCCAACAATCTACAGGATTAAATTTGTGTGCCGATTTATCCCTTGAGAAATAATTCATAATCGTTAAGGCAAAAATTATATTTTTAATTTCTCCGTATCCCAAAAATAAAATGGCCTGCGAAATAGTTTCTATCTTTCCTCTAAATCCATAAAATGGAGAATTAGCTACTTTTAATATTTTAAAAGCAGAAGCCTGATCTGCAGAAATTATTTGGGCTATTTTTTCTGTTCTTGCATTAGGATCTGCCATAGCTTCCGAAATAGAGGCATATACCGTTGGCAACGTAGGAAGATTATTGATGTTATTCTTAAGTTTCTCAACGAAATTCATTATTACCTTTAACTCATTTTGCTTAATATTTTTTGAAGTGCCATCTCATATATATCGATTTCAATACTATTTGATGGCTGCCAATTTAATCTGCTTTGAAGTTTATTCTTTGCTTCTTCTAAAAGTGCTTCATCCCCTTCAATATTTGTAGTTGCTGTTTTTTTATCTTCAATTTCAACTGTGACAATTCCCCACATTTTAAATATTTTTTTATGCTTTTCATCGAGCTCCATTCCGGCGCCCAATAAGATCTGCCCATATTTATTTCTTACATCTGATGCCAGTTTTGTCCCGCTCGTTATCTTCTCAATAGCAATTGATTTAACCATAAGATTTCCAATAAATATTATTTTTCCCTTTATTATCGTAAAAAAGAGCATTTTTTATACTATTAATAGACAGATATTTCGATCATTATTTAAGTCATTGTTGATCAAAATGAATTGAGTACAAAGAACGCAATATCTTTTTATCATATATAATATTAATGTTGGAGAAGAGAAAGTACCTCTATAATAATTAGTGTAAGTTTTGCACTTTTTCTTATTTTAGCGGAACTCAAAAGGAGAAGTTGAGTTACATTTTTTTTCATAAACTGCAAGTTCTTACAAATTGAAGAGAGAGAAAATAATAATTATATCCGCTGCAGGATTAGTTGTTTTGATATTAATTTTAGCGGTTTTCGGCAATCTTATAACTATTCCGCAGAGTGTTTCTACCTATCTTGAAGTATATCCTCAGAAAAAATGGGTTTTGCTTCACAATCCTCAAGGGCAATTAATATCTAAAGTAACCGATCACGAACTAGGCAGAATAACAGATTACCGATTGATACAGTTTGATCGTGGAGAAGAGGTTCAACTCGTGTTTGATCAATCAGTCCAGAAAAAACAAAAAATAGCTAAAGGAGAGTTAGTTCTTCGTGCCGGTTCCTCATTAATTGAAGAGAGAATAATTCAGCTCGAAGGGGAAATAACCGTCAACCAAGCAGAAATTGAACTAATTTCGACAGGAGAGAAGGAAGCGGCAATCGCTGAGGCAAAGAACCAGCTCGATTTTGCTGAAGCGCGATTAAATGAAAAAAAAATTATATATGATCGGTCAAAACAACTTTTTGAAAAGGATTTAACTTCAAAATCACTTTTTGAGTTTGATGAGTGGCAGTATAAATTTGCCGATTTTGAAAAAAGAATTGCCAAATCTACTCTTGAAACATTAACTACCGGCGCCAAACCAGAGGAGATTGAGTTTATTAAGTCTAAAATAAAATCGTTATCAAATGAACTTACTCTTCTGAAAAATAGAAATAGTAATCTCACCATCACTTCTCCAATAAGCGGAAGAATAAACTTTAACCATAGCTCAATAGACACTTTATTGAGTGTTAGTACCCTTGATGATGTAATTTTAAATGTTCCCGTAAGAATGATAGATTACTATAAATACAAGCCGGGAGATAAAATTAGTATTTATTTCCCTACGCTTGATACAACTTTAAAAGGACAATTATTAAGAGTCTCTAATGAAGTAAAAATTTTAATGGGACGACAGATAGTTTATGCTTCGATAATTGTTCCAAATGTCAAAAACAAATTAATACCTGGAATGATTTTAGAAAGTTCTGTAAAAATTGGGAAGATTACATTACTTGATTATCTAAAAGAATTTTTCGTGAACTAATGGCAAGACTAGAATATAAATATTTAGTATCGAATCAATATCTAGATTCTATCCGTAAAGATTTGATGCCTTTTTTAGATTATGATAAATTTGCATCGGTTCAGCCAAATAAGGAATATACAGTTAGAAGTATTTATTTCGATACACTGGATTTAATATGTTATTACGAAAAATTATCCGGTCTAAAGGAGAGAAATAAATTTAGAGTTAGAGGATATAACGAACCACGAGGCAATGATACTGTATTTGTAGAAATTAAAAGAAAAAGTATTGATTACATTAGCAAAGATCGGGTTAAAATATTGTTCTCTCAGCTTGATGCATATTTAAATAATGATATGGATTCAGAGATATTTGATGAATTTTCTACAGAACAGAATAAATTTGAGCTTCCTTCAAATTTTTTATACTACTACCATATGCATCAGCTTAAGCCCAAAACTTTAGTAACATATGAAAGAGAGGCATTTGAGTGCCGGTTTGGTTCTAACCTAAGAGTTACTTTCGATAAAAATTTACGAACAGCAAAAGCAATTAAATTAGATGAGCTTTTCAACAACACTTTCAGTGACTATCCATTATCAAATTTCTTTATTCTAGAGGTTAAATATTACAAAGCACTTCCTTTTTGGATGCCCGAGCTGATTAATAAATATCACCTGCAACGCCAATCATTATCCAAGTATGCGTTTTCAATTGATGAATCAGTTCTGCGTAAAAATACTCTCAACAAAATTAAACGAGTTTATTAATGATAGAGAATCTGCAATCAGTTAATTTATTTTCTCCCACAATTTCGGATATAATAACAAATATTGTTATAAGCATAATCTGCAGTTACTTTATATCTATCGTATACAGATTTACATACAAGGGCCCCGGCTACTCTGAAAGTTTTGTTAATTCAATAATTTTTCTTTCTGCAATTACTGCTTTAGTAATAATGGTAATTGGAAATAATTTAGCCCGGGCATTTGGACTTGTAGGCGCCATGTCTATTATAAGGTTTAGAACAGCGGTAAAAGATACGCTAGATATAGTCTACCTATTCCTCTCTTTAGCAATTGGTATGGCAGCAGGAGTAGGTTATCATAAAGTAGCAATTATTGGTTCTCTTTTGCTTGGGATTGTTTTAATTATTTTTTCGGCAGATAAAGGAAATCTTTTCAGTTCAGCCAAATATATCCTTCAATTTTCGTTTAGCGGAAGTTTATTCGACGATGTTAATAAAAAACTAAATTCTCTTTGCCGCCAATCGGAATTAATAAGTATCAAAAGCAATGATCAGACAAAAGCCACCGATTACACATACTATGTGATGCTTAAAAGAAAAGTATCCGGCAGCGATGTTGTGTCTGAACTTCATAAAGTTGAGGGTTTAAACAACATAAACCTTTTTTACGATAAAGAAAATAGTTGATTATGCGCCTACAACTTTTCTTTATTTTCTTCTCGAGCATTATTTTTATTTTGTTTGGCTGCTCAAACAATTCCGAGCCTGATGATTCCCACATCAAGCAACTTACGCTTCAAAGAACGATTCCATTATCTTTTGGTGAACCATCAGATATCTCTTTCAACGTAGATTATAATTCGCTTTGGACAATTAGCGGTAAAACAAATCTAATTTATTTAATTGACCTTAATGGAAATATTATAAGAACATTAAAATATTCCGGAGATGATATTGAGGGAATTGCGTTTGACAGATCCGACTCGACATTATGGATTGCAGAAGAGAAAGAGAGAACAATACTACATTTAAAT
Coding sequences:
- a CDS encoding DUF4956 domain-containing protein; translation: MIENLQSVNLFSPTISDIITNIVISIICSYFISIVYRFTYKGPGYSESFVNSIIFLSAITALVIMVIGNNLARAFGLVGAMSIIRFRTAVKDTLDIVYLFLSLAIGMAAGVGYHKVAIIGSLLLGIVLIIFSADKGNLFSSAKYILQFSFSGSLFDDVNKKLNSLCRQSELISIKSNDQTKATDYTYYVMLKRKVSGSDVVSELHKVEGLNNINLFYDKENS
- a CDS encoding glycine--tRNA ligase gives rise to the protein MAKGQNETIEKIVSLAKRRGFVFQSSEIYGGLNGCWDYGPLGVELLKNVKEEWWKAMTYREDVEGLDASILMHPRVWEASGHVENFTDPMIDCKQCKARFRVDTLAELISDKNKEKALKEFDPTTLHNEGTLSEKFEKILDNTDDSVKLLSLLGCPQCGNKGTFTQPRKFNLMFKTFLGPVDDSANVIYLRPETAQGIFVNFLNVQNSSRQKLPFGIAQIGKAFRNEINTKNFLFRTREFEQMEMQYFCKPGTDTTHYDEWKERRIEWFKSLGMTPTKLRFHDHPKDKLAHYAKNATDIEYEFPFGWGEIEGIHNRTDFDLGRHQEFSGKNQQYFDDETKEKFIPYIIETSAGASRSFMAFLVDAYYEEEVKGEMRSVLRFHPKLAPIKAAILPLVNKDGMPEVARKIEADLRPYLRIFYDDKGAVGRRYRRMDEVGTPFCITVDTQTMEDQTVTIRERDSMEQIRISIDKLLVYLLEKLR
- a CDS encoding HDOD domain-containing protein, which gives rise to MNFVEKLKNNINNLPTLPTVYASISEAMADPNARTEKIAQIISADQASAFKILKVANSPFYGFRGKIETISQAILFLGYGEIKNIIFALTIMNYFSRDKSAHKFNPVDCWAHSIGVGIISRYIGSVTGERNVENYFLSGILHDIGKVLFFEFASKEYTEAIKLAESNNILIRDAELQIFGVDHSAAGSILSEKWKIPSSIQSVIKNHHTGIDRTEHKKIVAAVHVADIAARALGLGYPGDNIIPQPNKEVLTILNIPPGYFNSISEVVQQEYENFIRLMLVD
- a CDS encoding polyphosphate polymerase domain-containing protein, yielding MARLEYKYLVSNQYLDSIRKDLMPFLDYDKFASVQPNKEYTVRSIYFDTLDLICYYEKLSGLKERNKFRVRGYNEPRGNDTVFVEIKRKSIDYISKDRVKILFSQLDAYLNNDMDSEIFDEFSTEQNKFELPSNFLYYYHMHQLKPKTLVTYEREAFECRFGSNLRVTFDKNLRTAKAIKLDELFNNTFSDYPLSNFFILEVKYYKALPFWMPELINKYHLQRQSLSKYAFSIDESVLRKNTLNKIKRVY
- a CDS encoding PAS domain S-box protein, with the protein product MNAFEKNIANKSFLKIIEELNSWDYSDKTMNEIISVGLNLFRNFPEFNSVSLFMIDENTFDFHLKITTEENFDHVNGIFNDAVEDGTVAKILTTGQILVGKKNKFLPEGIIDIFLPLISGNQVVGIIILYINDELTDHYSFFTLCEVYTRTLSLILSNRQKQIEIDRLKIIADQAQSQKVNNAVKDKKALNAILNSLNIGIMIVEQKTKKILDINLFGANFIGVDKNKIIGSLSSDYFYFADETGKTKIDVIANDSLLKRKDGKLIPVILYSTTLITGGVTYSIESFIDISERKKAEDALQLARFQLEHRVEERTKELLEINSKLEQEVSDRKKAEDDLQKIYWAVHNSPSAVIITDTEGIIEYVNPRFCSITGYKFEEVVGRNPRFLKGGDLTDEQYKVLWTSLKNGREWKGEFRNRKKNGELFWVSASISAVINETGEATHYMGLQEDITRQKNNFEALILAKQAAEQSDRLKTSIIANLSHELRTPLIAIMGYSQFMMSELEEESMLEMASDINLSGKRLLKTLNNLLYLSHIESISMELTLLNTNIVNIVSSVFEDHKKLAIAKNLDYTFETQSKGMYSAIDEELFKNALENIVDNAIKFTLAGKVKIKLETAFFERILWNVIIVEDTGVGISRDEMSKIFEAFQQLSEGYARSFEGCGLGLTITQKIIDILRGRLVIDSQPKEGSKFAIWLPAQNLEVKPGN